TCCCGTCTCCCGGGAGCGTGCAGAACCCACGGGAAAGTCGCTCTCCGATCCGCATGTTTCACGCTTAGTGGGCAAACCACTTATCGTTAATTTTTTGCAGCGTGCCGTCCGCTTTCACCGCGTCCAGCGCCGCGTTCAGTTTGGTCAGCAGCGCCTGGTTATCCGGGCGCACCGCGATACCCAGACCGGTGCCGAAGTATTGCGGATCGGTCACTGCCTGTCCTACGGTACCCAGCTGCGGATTAGCCTTCAGCCATTCATTGACCACCGCCGTATCGCCAAAGACCCCGTCGAGACGACCGTTTTTTAAATCGAGTATCGCATTCTGATAGCTGTCGTAGGCGACGGTTTTGACTTCAGGGTGTTTATCCTGCAGATAGCGCTGGTGGGTGGTGCCGTTTTCCATCCCGATGCGTTTTCCTTTCAGCGCTGCGATATCGGCATATTTGTCTTTTTCCGCAATCACTACCGCTGAGTTAGCGTAGTAGGGCTGGGTAAAAGCGACCTGTTTGCTGCGCTCAGGGGTAATATCCATGCCGGAAATCACCGCATCATAGCGACGAAACTTCAGGGCCGGGATCAGGCTGTCGAACGGATTGTTGGTAAAGGTGCACTCCGCTTTCATTTGCTGACAGAGCGCCTGCGCCAGATCGATATCAAAGCCGACGATTTTGTTTTCGCTATT
This Mixta hanseatica DNA region includes the following protein-coding sequences:
- a CDS encoding arginine ABC transporter substrate-binding protein, which gives rise to MKKWLLAAALAGVALNASAAEKIRFASSATYPPFESLNSENKIVGFDIDLAQALCQQMKAECTFTNNPFDSLIPALKFRRYDAVISGMDITPERSKQVAFTQPYYANSAVVIAEKDKYADIAALKGKRIGMENGTTHQRYLQDKHPEVKTVAYDSYQNAILDLKNGRLDGVFGDTAVVNEWLKANPQLGTVGQAVTDPQYFGTGLGIAVRPDNQALLTKLNAALDAVKADGTLQKINDKWFAH